One genomic region from Prionailurus bengalensis isolate Pbe53 chromosome C1, Fcat_Pben_1.1_paternal_pri, whole genome shotgun sequence encodes:
- the BOK gene encoding bcl-2-related ovarian killer protein isoform X1 → MEVLRRSSVFAAEIMDAFDRSPTDKELVAQAKALGREFVHARLLRAGLAWNAPERAAPAPGGRLAEVCAVLLRLGDELELIRPSIYRNVARQLNISLQSETVVTDAFLAVAAQIFSAGHLEPLERPLPAPPPAPSNRRPASVSTDLPVLDVVRNRFIQRITWGKVVSLYSVAAGLAVDCVRQAQPAMVHAIVDCLGEFVRKTLAPWLRRRGGWTDVLKCVVSTEPGFRSHWLVAALCSFGRFLKAAFFVLLPER, encoded by the exons ATGGAGGTGCTGCGGCGCTCCTCGGTCTTCGCCGCCGAGATCATGGACGCCTTTGACCGCTCGCCCACCGACAAGGAGCTGGTGGCCCAGGCCAAGGCGCTCGGCCGGGAGTTCGTGCATGCGCGACTGCTGCGCGCCGGCCTCGCCTGGAACGCGCCCGAACGCGCCGCTCCCGCCCCCGGAGGCCGCCTGGCGGAGGTGTGCGCGGTGCTGCTGCGCCTGG GAGATGAGCTGGAGCTGATCCGGCCCAGTATCTACCGCAACGTGGCTCGTCAGCTGAACATCTCCCTGCAGTCTGAGACAGTGGTGACCGACGCCTTCCTGGCCGTGGCAGCACAGATCTTCTCCGCAG GACACCTGGAGCCCCTTgagcgccccctccccgcccctcccccggcccccagcaACCGCCGACCTGCGTCTGTCTCCACGGATTTACCTGTTCTGGACGTTGTGCGTAACAGATTCATACAGC gCATCACGTGGGGCAAGGTGGTGTCCCTGTACTCAGTGGCTGCGGGGCTGGCCGTAGACTGTGTGCGGCAGGCCCAGCCCGCCATGGTCCACGCTATCGTCGACTGCCTCGGGGAGTTCGTACGCAAGACCCTGGCGCCCTGGCTGCGGAGGCGCGGCGgatgg aCCGATGTCCTCAAGTGTGTGGTCAGCACCGAGCCCGGCTTCCGCTCACACTGGCTGGTGGCCGCACTCTGCAGCTTCGGCCGCTTCCTGAAGGCCGCCTTCTTCGTGCTGTTGCCAGAGAGATGA
- the BOK gene encoding bcl-2-related ovarian killer protein isoform X2, translating into MEVLRRSSVFAAEIMDAFDRSPTDKELVAQAKALGREFVHARLLRAGLAWNAPERAAPAPGGRLAEVCAVLLRLGDELELIRPSIYRNVARQLNISLQSETVVTDAFLAVAAQIFSAGITWGKVVSLYSVAAGLAVDCVRQAQPAMVHAIVDCLGEFVRKTLAPWLRRRGGWTDVLKCVVSTEPGFRSHWLVAALCSFGRFLKAAFFVLLPER; encoded by the exons ATGGAGGTGCTGCGGCGCTCCTCGGTCTTCGCCGCCGAGATCATGGACGCCTTTGACCGCTCGCCCACCGACAAGGAGCTGGTGGCCCAGGCCAAGGCGCTCGGCCGGGAGTTCGTGCATGCGCGACTGCTGCGCGCCGGCCTCGCCTGGAACGCGCCCGAACGCGCCGCTCCCGCCCCCGGAGGCCGCCTGGCGGAGGTGTGCGCGGTGCTGCTGCGCCTGG GAGATGAGCTGGAGCTGATCCGGCCCAGTATCTACCGCAACGTGGCTCGTCAGCTGAACATCTCCCTGCAGTCTGAGACAGTGGTGACCGACGCCTTCCTGGCCGTGGCAGCACAGATCTTCTCCGCAG gCATCACGTGGGGCAAGGTGGTGTCCCTGTACTCAGTGGCTGCGGGGCTGGCCGTAGACTGTGTGCGGCAGGCCCAGCCCGCCATGGTCCACGCTATCGTCGACTGCCTCGGGGAGTTCGTACGCAAGACCCTGGCGCCCTGGCTGCGGAGGCGCGGCGgatgg aCCGATGTCCTCAAGTGTGTGGTCAGCACCGAGCCCGGCTTCCGCTCACACTGGCTGGTGGCCGCACTCTGCAGCTTCGGCCGCTTCCTGAAGGCCGCCTTCTTCGTGCTGTTGCCAGAGAGATGA